The following coding sequences lie in one Miscanthus floridulus cultivar M001 chromosome 9, ASM1932011v1, whole genome shotgun sequence genomic window:
- the LOC136480099 gene encoding disease resistance protein PIK6-NP-like: MAGMFLGSAQGAVDSLLGRLTSALADEASLLSGVRADVHFIKDEMESMNGFLLRVAEATGGSGGEEDHGVRAWMKQVAEVAYASQNCVDLYARCNGMGTAAGDGQGGCGMLFFLRRLPRLLWTVPTRHRIAVQIRELKVRSREVGERRLRYGVEAPPISSSRGATSRQSSTAGDDDDGTSREQEEARRRALAEAEPAPFESFSLVRWMTEDGGQQQATPRVIALVGSMGLEDEALRFAKTAYLDPWVASSCSLDCMAMIQATAGECTPAQFLRDALAQLDEPPAPSESAASITGTGTGRRRLDGERQLVERLRRRLQGRKFLLLLRDVPNFFLWHGIRSAFLDGGCAPGSAILITTPSFRVAYSCLPYEMYDVSNQDSDRHDYLASFYLDKAVALVTNNTRQQSTDLEPVLRTIHKRLALQTTTCRLFIQALYVDPNKTLDDFKVLRDNLVLDDSSYSAYSNNQKQVILFLYNGLPRSCKNCLVYLSIFPERTTFRRTRLVRRWAAEGTVTRRGRLSALDQAERCFDMLVARRLVVPKVTDVTGRIKSCVMHDLIHDLVTEVARDSEFVSANLPPDLAHRISIRNAFQIQQAAPAQQRHMASSSRSAKTCWNIFNRFFSSASSSHQAQIYKPDALFLDPIPLSSTQLGLLQVLDLEDCMDFKDHQLEHICNHVFQLKYLSLRNTGITKLPKKLGKLRYLETLDIRQTKVRAFPKKSIFLPKLKHLLAGVKTAGCRSLDGIQQEESLHTIQMPKHIGSMTELQVLSHVAVFGHGDELIDIGNLLQLRKLGLVFDGSQKPTFRHFFHAIGKLSRCLQSLSICIMSNNENSDTATEMEERLLMPPRYLRHLQVSGMVNGFTDMVKDLRELTKITIHKTFLTPGDIKIIGRIARLSYLRFRQESFSERTLTFSKGGFQNLKYLVIDCLDVISINFDEEATPSLEKIIWYSNGTQCLTGIEQLPSLKELHLTGNFDSESVQQAITSNINNPILKTD; encoded by the coding sequence ATGGCAGGCATGTTCTTGGGCTCCGCCCAGGGTGCCGTTGACTCGCTGCTGGGCCGGCTGACATCAGCCCTCGCCGACGAGGCCAGCCTGCTGAGCGGCGTCCGTGCCGACGTCCATTTCATCAAGGACGAGATGGAGAGCATGAACGGCTTCCTGCTGCGCGTGGCGGAGGccaccggcggcagcggcggcgaggaGGACCACGGCGTCCGCGCCTGGATGAAGCAGGTCGCGGAGGTGGCCTACGCCTCCCAGAACTGCGTCGACCTCTACGCCCGTTGCAACGGCATGGGCACCGCCGCGGGGGACGGACAAGGCGGCTGCGGCATGCTCTTCTTCCTGCGCCGCCTGCCTCGGTTGCTGTGGACGGTGCCCACCCGCCACCGCATCGCGGTGCAGATCCGGGAGCTCAAGGTCCGGTCGCGCGAGGTGGGGGAGAGGAGGCTCAGGTACGGCGTCGAAGCACCTCCGATATCGTCGTCGAGGGGTGCCACTAGCAGGCAGTCGTCGACTGCCGGAGACGATGACGACGGCACCAGCAGGGAGCAGGAGGAAGCCCGGCGGCGTGCTCTGGCCGAGGCCGAGCCCGCCCCGTTCGAAAGCTTCTCTCTTGTCAGGTGGATGACGGAGGACGGAGGCCAGCAGCAGGCCACACCCAGAGTGATTGCACTTGTGGGCAGCATGGGTCTCGAGGACGAAGCTCTTCGTTTCGCCAAGACGGCGTACCTCGATCCATGGGTGGCCAGCTCCTGCTCTCTGGACTGCATGGCCATGATCCAGGCCACAGCAGGAGAGTGCACTCCTGCCCAGTTCCTCCGGGACGCGCTAGCCCAGCTAGACGAGCCCCCGGCACCATCAGAGTCTGCAGCCAGCATCACTGGAACTGGAACTGGAAGAAGGAGGCTCGACGGTGAGCGCCAGCTCGTGGAGAGGCTTCGCCGGCGTCTGCAAGGTAGAAAGTTCCTGCTGCTACTTCGTGACGTCCCAAATTTTTTCCTCTGGCATGGCATCAGGTCTGCCTTCCTCGATGGCGGCTGCGCTCCTGGCAGCGCCATACTGATCACGACGCCGTCCTTTCGGGTGGCCTACTCGTGCCTCCCCTACGAAATGTATGACGTGTCCAACCAAGATTCTGACAGGCATGACTACCTTGCCAGTTTCTACCTGGACAAGGCTGTCGCCCTGGTCACCAACAACACCCGCCAGCAGAGCACGGATCTTGAGCCTGTCCTCAGGACCATCCACAAAAGGCTGGCCCTCCAGACCACCACCTGCAGGCTGTTCATCCAAGCTCTCTACGTCGACCCTAACAAAACCCTAGATGACTTCAAGGTCCTGAGGGACAACCTTGTCCTTGATGATTCGTCCTACTCCGCCTATTCCAACAACCAGAAGCAGGTCATATTGTTTCTGTACAACGGTCTCCCCAGAAGCTGCAAGAACTGCTTGGTGTACCTGAGCATTTTCCCAGAGAGGACTACCTTTAGGCGGACGAGGCTGGTGAGAAGGTGGGCGGCTGAAGGAACGGTGACGAGGAGAGGCAGGCTTAGTGCTCTGGACCAAGCCGAACGCTGTTTCGATATGCTTGTTGCCAGGAGACTCGTTGTGCCCAAGGTCACTGATGTCACCGGGAGGATCAAGAGCTGTGTCATGCATGACTTGATCCACGACCTTGTTACCGAGGTGGCAAGGGACTCTGAGTTTGTTAGCGCCAACCTTCCGCCTGACCTGGCTCATCGCATTTCGATCCGTAATGCGTTCCAGATACAACAAGCTGCACCTGCACAGCAACGCCACATGGCCAGCAGCAGTCGTTCGGCAAAGACATGCTGGAACATTTTCAATCGTTTCTTTAGCTCAGCATCATCAAGTCACCAGGCACAAATTTATAAGCCTGACGCCTTGTTCTTGGATCCGATTCCGCTCTCATCGACTCAGTTGGGTTTGCTGCAAGTGCTCGACCTAGAAGATTGCATGGATTTCAAGGATCACCAGCTGGAGCACATCTGCAACCATGTCTTTCAGCTCAAGTACTTGAGCCTCCGGAACACTGGCATCACAAAACTACCCAAGAAACTTGGCAAGCTCCGTTACCTGGAGACACTGGACATTCGACAAACAAAGGTGCGCGCTTTCCCGAAAAAATCCATTTTCCTTCCAAAGTTAAAGCACCTACTTGCCGGTGTCAAGACTGCTGGCTGCAGAAGCCTCGACGGGATCCAACAAGAAGAATCTTTGCACACTATACAGATGCCCAAGCATATTGGGAGCATGACAGAACTGCAGGTGCTGTCCCATGTTGCGGTTTTTGGCCACGGTGATGAACTCATTGACATTGGCAACCTACTCCAGTTGAGGAAGCTGGGCCTCGTCTTTGATGGATCTCAGAAACCAACCTTCAGGCATTTCTTCCACGCAATAGGGAAGCTGAGCAGATGCCTTCAGTCTTTGTCAATCTGCATCATGTCGAACAATGAGAATTCAGACACAGCTACAGAAATGGAAGAGAGGTTACTCATGCCTCCAAGGTATCTTCGCCATCTACAAGTtagtggcatggtaaatggattTACTGATATGGTTAAAGACCTTAGAGAACTTACTAAGATAACAATTCACAAAACTTTCTTGACTCCTGGTGACATTAAAATCATTGGTAGGATCGCTAGATTGAGCTACCTTCGGTTTCGACAGGAGTCATTCAGTGAAAGAACACTCACTTTCAGCAAAGGTGGATTTCAGAATCTCAAGTACCTTGTTATAGATTGCTTAGACGTCATCAGCATCAACTTTGATGAAGAAGCTACTCCTAGTCTGGAGAAGATAATCTGGTATTCCAATGGTACTCAATGCCTCACCGGAATCGAGCAACTTCCAAGCCTCAAGGAGCTTCACCTCACGGGAAACTTCGACAGCGAATCAGTGCAACAAGCGATCACATCAAACATAAACAATCCCATTTTGAAAACAGACTGA